In the genome of Anabrus simplex isolate iqAnaSimp1 chromosome 7, ASM4041472v1, whole genome shotgun sequence, the window AAGCAAGATACTTCGAAAAGGTACTAGGTCTCTCAAAATACGTGCAGTCGCGCTACACTTATGtaatttacaagatattagaatcattctgtattgacggttttcactttacaaagaaaaaattaaatgtatcctaattcaatacaaaacatattccatcattagatggcacaataaaattcaaacatgtttcagctcatttGAGCTATCTTCAGTGAAATAGGGAGGGGGGGTTAAAGTAATATACATAATATAAGCTAAAGATGTGCTAACAACaaagaacaaatgaaaaataaaaaagacagatggaaataaaaacaataccaatatacaatatttacatcactagatagagcaataaataacgtgctgagacaaattcagtgaacaaagggttaatataaaacataattgaaaccaattaatgtgctaaacctaagaaaaGATGACAGACGGAAAatgaaacaataagtgctaatagtgaggttgcgaacctcttagactgaaaaaaaatttagttGGATAACACACTtcaaaaacaggatgaaatcactgtgttggAAATTCAGGCtaacagtctgtctttgtagaaacaccatcccacGAATGACTAGCAGGGGAGCGAAAAAACTTGAGAAACCAAGattgagaggagacaacgtgccaggtgaaatgtatgtggtAAGTGATGGGAAAAGACACTGATGAATTTAAAAtcttttagaatagcagcattctcaatttcatcaATTTAGCAGTCCCTTTTCTTGAAGAttatttccaatgttggctaggtgtgtttgccttattttaaatggtcaggAGGGCAACGAcgaaattgagaagctgtgttagagaagtaacaggtgcatggtaaactggaagtgaccatagtggaaactgtcaatgaagttccaatctgcaATGGAAAAaacgaggttgtgtgagaaactcgGGCGGATAAGTAAAAGGTGTAAAATGGATGTGAAGAAAACGTTAAAATTTATGGTACTTATCCTCTTGAACTGGCCTGGCCTTCTGAGTTAACGGTGGTCTTGTTCATATGAtcgtgtctattgttggctcagctgtgtgtGCGAGGATGGGGGGAATGAAGGGGGAAgggtggtgcagggctggtggggagtgttagtgagttggagagatggaggtggagcttgtttttattatagaagttctgacaaacATATGgtatgaatgtttcaagtagaatgttcttttttttcgttgatttcatttaaattgtgagagggattCATAAACTTATCTAAattgatgtggatgctctcgagaatgttgagaaAGGTGTTTTTTTTGCTCATAAtgtaagatctttatctattgatgtgtattcgtggctggatgctttatgttTACTCacagctgaaaaacgattatatttgagagcattGTGATGTTCGGCTTattttatgacaaaattgcggcctgtttgacctatatagctggaattacagaattggcattctaatttgtaaactccggagttcaaatatttattattaatgttgttattgttgacagtgtgtggattaaaaatgagtttggagtttgtgtgggaggttctaaatgctattttgatgtgctttttaaaaatatttgaaatttggtaaatgctactattattgaaagtgaatatgGAAAACGTTTCTTTAGGAgcagaatctttttctagggtagtcttgggtctgctcttatatctattgacGATTTTgttgatgaaggttctactgaaaccgttgtgttctgcaatattgtaaaataaataaattagccgtgtaAATCCCCTAAGGGCTACGGCGCCCTGCAAAGCAGGGACAGTGCTTAGTTTAACtaatcaggtgagcaggtcctgattGTTTTTGAAGCGTTATCTAACTAAAAATTTTTCAGTCTAAAAGGTTCGCAACCTCACTATTAGCACTTACTGTTTCATTTTCAGTCTgtctgtcttttattttattttcttaggtTTAGCGCATTTTTTGGTTtctattatgttttatattaaacctttgttcactgaatttgtctcagcgagttattaattgctccatctagtgatgtacatattgtatattgatattgtttttatttccatctgtcttttctgtttttcatttgttctttcattatgtttttagcatattatatattatgtatatatattatgcatattttatattatatagattACTTAACCCCCCGCCcaatttcactgaagatggctcaaacgggccaaaacatgtttgaattttattgctccatctaatgatggaatatactTACGTACTGGTAAGGGAAACATTTCTAGTAGAGGACCTGAGGTTACAACTGCTCTCGTCAGCTACAGCTGCATATACAGAGTTCCTACAAGAGTTGCAAATGAAAAGGAATAACATAGACGAAGAATTTTACACCACCACGGCTATCCAAACTGAAGACTGGATGGAAGCAGAATACCAGCTGAGGCACGTAGTGACACGCTTGGCAACGTATGGCTTCCACTACCGAATCTGCAGTCTGGAGTCGTTCCACGAGGCAACAGATGAGAATATTTGCGGTTTGTGTGGgaaaaagtgtgaaaaatatcACGTCATGAAATGTACCAACAGAACAGCATCACTGACACAATTCTGTCTATAATAAGTTGTAATGTACTCCCATGCCCATTGGGTGCaccttccttattattattattattacgcccccagaccccctttgcttggtcacagtccaatggttttgtcaatgACCGGACCTAACCACTGCAGACCACTGGTTTGGTCACTAGCCGGACTGGTACAAACCTACTGTAGGCACTCCAGTTTATAACACACAACTTTGTGAAGAAATACACATGAATtttaccttaaaatccttttagaaaAGAGATGCCAGGAACCCACCCATCCCATCCATAaaggcacatttacttttataacctaatgaaataTTTCACGCGCCACtgaccattagccggccagctatgAACACGGCCATTGGCCAACATGACGCCATTCCCAGAATTCCTAACGTGCTGCTTCCATTACCAATTCGGGCAAAAGAAAAACGCAGCaatgaaaaaatgtaatttagtagctgtaacctatctttgcaaatccaagCCAAGATGTATCATGAGAATGGTGGCCACACTCCTTTCGAGAgacttaactatcgccgcggcgcatactgcctgcATTGCAAGGAAAAAGTtaaatttagtggttgtaacccaTGGACATTTCCTTACCATTTGGTAACAGTTTGCTGGCAGATCATAAAGATGCTCCTACCAGCAATCCCGTGAAGTGAAAACAAAAGAGCATCACATGCCGCCGGACCTAACCAATCGCTTTGTCACTGATCCAAATtataaattaattcagcttttcgccactgtccaacatagaatgcGCTATCACCCTACAGAGTATTAGAGACCTATAAAAGCCGCCTTGCAGCCCTAACCTGGAGACCCCCTTTGCttggtcacagtccaatggttttgtcactagtcagaaTAATAAGTTCCTATTGATGTTTGGGAGAATCATGTGGGCCACATATTAAGTACAAGAGACACAAGTCCTTGCAGTATTCTAGTTCATACACCCACAGGagaagacctagacactgaactATTTACATTCAAGTCAACAGAAGATGCTATAAACAGCTCTAAGAATAATAAGGCTTGCGGTCCGGATAATATCTGCAATGAACACATCAAAATTGCTTTCCCGACACTAAAAGAAGCAATAACATATGTCTTGAACCAATGCCTTAAGCGAGGAACGATTCCAAGCAACTgaaggaaaggaaagtactgaagaTCCAAATGCTTATAGAGGCGTCGCCCTCGAATACACGATGCTAAAGATCCTAACAAAACTCTTATGTCAACGCCTCACTAGCGAAGTCGATTCCAAACTACCAgaggaacaattcggttttagaagagggaggaacacgatACAGGCCATCAAGTGTCTACTGGATCATACCGAAGCAGGTACAACTAGACCGGGAGGCAAGCTATACACCATTTTCGttgacttctccaaagccttcgactctatcGGCCGAAAAATCATAATGGACAGATTAATGAGAAGTCTCAAATGGCTACTTCAGAACATACTGGCCTCGAACTGGATAGAAATTAGTGACGGAATAGTgaagtccaacccaattcaacaaaccacTGGTGTACTACAAGGGGATCCAATAAGCCCAGTAATATTTATAAGTGCTACGGCGGACATTATAGAAGTAATCGctgaagaaacaagcatatatatgtatgcagacgatatcgtgattgcctcgaggCCCAGTCAGAAACTGCAAAAGACACTTCACGCGTTAGTGAAGAGGGCAGAAGAGAATAAACTTCAATTAAACgaggaaaagacagtatcaatgacatttaggaaaggaggtaaagcatcagagtttcatatacatgggagacctctaaagaatgtgttgaacttcaagtatttgggagtcacacaacaaactagaggtaatgttttctctacccacatcaatgacaggacaaatgcagcaatcagagccatcaacgacatacagaatttgaacaagctgtctatcaaaacagccctgaaattatttgACTCAAAGTctcaccagtgatcacctatggcTCAGAAATTGCATGGCCACAACTAAAAATGAAACAGTTTGAGCAACTAaaaaaagtgaaagctacgtttctgaaaaaggcactatgtgtctcgaagtatacaccttcaaggcttgtatatgagttaactcgcgaacctttctaCGTACAGGATCTCTGTTACCACCTActgctaccaactacaccaacatatctacagttaatagagaaattaagagcaaagaagagagacgtatggagcgaattttacttgACGGATgcaatgatttacaaagactggcaaggaggagGATACGAGTTCAGACACTTGATTACACACTTTCAgtacacggatttcattataagtTGTGTAAAACTAAGAGATTCCATCAATCAGATATGGACTGTGTAGGCTATGTGAAcattgtggtaagagctgtgaatgCTATCAcgccatgatttgtacttgtcggcacGAATCGATAACATCCTTCTGCaaagatgactaatgttgtgttattaatgtaaatatctttcgGTCATTGATTGCAATAAAACATATTATAAATTAATTCAGCTACAGAATGATCTTAGTACAGTAAACAGTTTGGCAGCATTGTTGATCGCCCGACCATGTCCTTCGCGAGAGGTACGcctaaacaaacgacagtcattccATGCGTAGCTGAATGTAGTGAGTATTGGTGGCAAGATGTCAACTATTAATCATTTTATGCATAGCAAACAGGAACAAATAGGGGGTTCAAGATTTTCAGTTAAAGCACATTTTTTAATGGACTAAAATTGAACACATGTGAATTACCATCTAAATCATGACTAACATTTGTGGAAATCTCTAAAACTGGTACAACCAAGAAGGCAGGTTAGGAAATAGAACTGGAGCCAATTAGAAAACGGAATGTTCATGACAGCTTCCAAGAACGAATCGACTACTCACTATGAACTATTATGGAAGCAATTCATGTAACTAACACAGTTAAGTGCATCACTAGGTCTTTTGTTCAGCttgcattttcttcataaaatcttCATCTTGCATTGACAACTGAGTAAGTTTTTTTCCAATTCGCTCATGAATGTCAAGATACTTGGCTATACAACGATCGAGACAAACAGCTTCACCTTTTCCTAAATCTGCTTCCCTATACTTAGGAGGGATGCATTTTTTGTGGCATGCAGCAGTCATACGAGTATACATGTCTGACATCATTTCAATCTCCAGTTCCTGAACCAACTGCAATTTGGCATTATCCAGTTGAGGAATGTTAGCAGCCATTGCAGCAaacaaatgcaacactaagaactCACTTAAAACTTAGCCTGTAAACTTCCGATAGCTGGGGTCGTATTCTCCTTCATTAGCTTTACGCATCCGCTCCCTTACTTTCATACTCTCATAGCGATGAGCTTCTACAGACCTCTTCGACAATACAAATCCGTACACACCACATGCAGTAATAATGGCCCTGAAAACAAGTCAGAAATTACACGATTATTCACTACATCAAACAGATGCCGGAGCCAAATCACTAAAACAGGAACacagaaaagaaaactgaattATATTCAGTAATGACACAGCGTTATCTTCCTAGACACATTTCAGGCCTTTTAACAAACGCCTGAATCTTTCTAACTATATTCACGTTTTAAACAAACACAAACTTTACAAAGGTAAAGCTTTAACATAATAAATTAATGTTTTAATTAATATACAAAAATATACACTCGTGGTTATGGTAGTCCATATAAATTGTTTTATATCACAATAGGATTAAGAGGCAAGAAATAATACCATCCAAGACTGATCTTTCCAACTTTTCCCAGTCTCATCGTACAAATTTACATAATGAGTTGAATTTGCATCCTCAACATTCAACGACACTGAGTTAGTCCTCACGCTCGGTACAAGCGAGACATACCCACACCATACCAATTTTTCTACAAGGCAGACATCTTTGGCAAAGAGGATATCTTCATATCTTTCATCATGGAATAACTACAGACATTTCATTCTGTGTTGCCACAATTCGAATTGCATTATTATTTCTCTATAATTTTTTATACAAACAATattaagaaaataagatgaaaataACAGGATGACTTCTGTACCGTTTTGAGACATGAATCAACTGCTCTAAATTAGCAGATTTTGAAATTGAATCTCTGATACTTTGGTAGCCCTGGTTGATTTTCGATATTCTATTCTTTCATGAGGTGGAAGGTGCTAAAGAGGCGTACTGTCATGTGAAACAGACCGACAGTGACGATATTCAGTTGTGACCTGTTCGTCGTTATTTAATACAGTAATCGAAAACTGTAAGCTTCATTTGTGTATGCTTCCGCATATCCTCCTTTTGTGGCTGGATTTGATAATTTTGACtcatttttccagtcatgatggtaaGTATTCACTTAAAAACAAGCCGGAAAATTCATGTTCTTTACGGATTTATAAGTAAACcagtgttttaatttaatttttaaatgttttagGATGGATTAGATGATAGTACGGATATTCTGAGTGACGATAATAGAAAGGTGAGTTCATTTTTACTTGAAACGAATCGAGGTAATAACTTGAACTGTACTATCTGACAGCTTcccttttttattgttttttttttcatcgAACAGTGTGTtatttttgagattttaatttctGATAGTTCCAGGTTTAGTTTAATGTGCGTTGCTGTTAGGGACGTCAGTTGTGAATGGTATAAGCAGCGAACAAAGGTTCAAATAGTATCATACAGTGTTTCTGTAATTTTTGAAAGTGCATCGGGAATATCTCGGATCGCCAGTTGAAGCCACACATTTTATtataaaagaaaatgaaagtaaaatacaTGAACTTAAGGATATTCCGTTTCCAAGTTCGATTCGCTTTTAATCTCATAATGATGGATAGGCCTATATCTTCAGTGATTTAGTTCTAGGTGCAATTGCCTTGTCACTCTGGCTTCCACAATAGCAGCAAAATAATTCGTAATTTTGAGATCAATATTTCTCAGATAAGTACGTATTTATAGATTTCCTCAACCTGTTTATGAATACTTCACATTGTAAGCTGAAGTCACTAGCTCCACTAGATTTGACATCTTTAGAATCAAGTAATACAAAACCGCACAGCCtataataaacatttcatttatagTGCAGCTTAGAACAGAGGTTAGCAGTCGACAATGAGCTGGCATTCAGATGATATGCAGAAAATAGTATTTATCGGATTGACAAATATCTTATTTAAATTCTTTTACTGCTACTACTTTGTAATGTGGTAGTGCTCAGTCAAGAGTAATTTGTATATCCTATCATATAATACCAGTGTacttggtctgttattggacattatacattttccagctaattcattcctggttgccagagttttgccccagtgtgctaagttgggctcatcagttggtaaattacACACCTACCAAGAAGCTTTAGAATCAAgtaatgtataggcctaatcataCAGCGTGtaataaacatttcatttatagTGCAGCTAAGAACAGAGGTTAGCAGTCTACAATGAGCTGGACAGGAGTTGGATAGCTTTGGCTATTTTAGTTTTGTCCTATCACATTCCCATAAATTTTGTATAGCACTGCCATTACTGGTAGCTTACTTTAAAGATAAATATTCAGAATTTGCAAAATTTGGGCTTAATATCAACTCTCTGCAAATGATTCTGGACCTCCTCAGAGATACATTTCTACTTTTACCTGTTCTTATACTATTATACAAATGTTCATGGTTGGAACTATGCATTTCTGCTCTTtccattttcatatttttaaaaaatttccttCTGAAATGCTTTGGAAACAGTGGaaatattgtacgcgcactttttagtgatttttgtactgggttgaggagtaaggagggagcactgccggttccggtaatactaccaactgaatggaaatgaaatctgaattgaatcaataatatgattgatcagtatgaattttctaaacctttattatcttacgccaacaactgtgtcacacacacaatataggcctataataatttatttaacgcgcacaatgtgcaaagaattactatataaaacgttaatcttcgttgcaaaatttcactagtgattctgatcgctgtttacaatttaaaacatggtacctagtacagtgtgcaccacatcttaaacatacacagttcaaacttggctcatgataacgctttatattacacagtttataatggaacccatgaacggagaaccttgtcagcaggtgtcgcagttcatatccaccttgaacccactcgcgatttagcatggcatcggtagagtagaaatcttcccagatgtcagccttcttcgatcgtaggtctcgaagcagatgtatatagggtgttgttgctggaagtaacaactgtaaccttagctctctcacataaaatccctctctggatagctcatacatgagccgggaaggagaatatttggagaggcacagagcccgtttcaagtagattaccttcaacttctcgattttatctaactgtttcatactcaaatgttcccaaatgttttccaagccatatgttgctatagggctgatttttagatgaaagagttttatagccgtttctaaagacaagtttctcagatgcttaatgtcagatattgctttcatagatgcatttagacggacCATGAGATGGATGGTGAAAatattaccttgggtttgaaaaattacacccaagtatttaaaatgctttacagacttaagttcttggtcttcataatagaagattccatgaggtccccctcttctaaacgtcatggaaaaaacacacacaatatataatatttaacatttctcgatgcgaaacttgttcctagcatgaattctatagtttggctttgctgtgtaaacagtaaaagtacgtaaagtgtacgccagatgtcgcacagcgatcataaacgattcttagtttgtgtttcaaaggttgccaatacgaatttcgaagataaccgagatcgaccgattcagcactagggtgtcaatctcgctaaaaagtgcgcgtacaatatattattcatgactagctgatgtacccgcgcttcgctgcgggattctcagaaagactgactttgtggttttcctaactgaaatcaacataggtcattacaaaaacgtaagtatgaatgtagcgattaaaagcaatgctatcatataaaatactcgatcaaatggaaagccgcacgttttatcacttttaacgaacagtgctgcggttagattgcggtgccaatctaatagtccaaatttccagagctgggatgaccaggtcgcagattgccatgaacactcatcggccattattccgctaaatatgcacactgttcattccaatcagtgcctcagagtagggattgaatagcccaaatgctatgatgatccagtgtgttacgtaccagtagtatcagaaaatttataaaccagggaaatggaatgctaaagaagaaagttatctaactccccaattacttcccatcaatattcaggcaggctgttacactctgtacgactgggcgagttgaccgtgtggttagcggtgcgcagctgtgagcttgcatccgagagatagtgcattcgaaccccattgtcggcagcgctgaagatggtattcagtggttttccactttcacaccagtcaaatgctgggcctataccttaattaaggcctaaggcactcctagtccttgcctatcccatcgtcgccataaaaccaatctatgtcggtgcgacgtaaatcaagtaaaaaatactctgtacgcagcagtaatcctatctaccggagatgaggggcaacagaagacacaaagcacatcacaacaaacaatggtcaatgtaatgttattgttgatcaatgttatgagctttatatattgtaggcctacacatttagttttctttcgactctgtgatttgtaaaatattttataccgtaaactgtagtttcttattctccgactttacataccgattttcattaaatactgtttacccattttctcgttactcggcgctgatatggacttactgtagtaacaaaactccaaattcatgaatatctttgtgatcgtagccagtacggtaacaatgtatgagacatgaataataggaaatttaatactgtataaccttagttatgtagcattcatcgattatacctctaataagaaatatttgggaattacatttcaggccttcccctaaagtaccatttcactcag includes:
- the Tim10 gene encoding mitochondrial import inner membrane translocase subunit Tim10, with protein sequence MAANIPQLDNAKLQLVQELEIEMMSDMYTRMTAACHKKCIPPKYREADLGKGEAVCLDRCIAKYLDIHERIGKKLTQLSMQDEDFMKKMQAEQKT
- the LOC136877384 gene encoding uncharacterized protein codes for the protein MRLGKVGKISLGWAIITACGVYGFVLSKRSVEAHRYESMKVRERMRKANEGEYDPSYRKFTG